The Anopheles coluzzii chromosome 2, AcolN3, whole genome shotgun sequence genome window below encodes:
- the LOC120953928 gene encoding ras-like GTP-binding protein RhoL, which produces MTITGTSNGSGGGGGMRPLKVTTVGDGMVGKTCMLITYTQNEFPSEYVPTVFDNHACNIVVDGADYALTLWDTAGQEDYERLRPLSYPNTDCFLICYSISNRTSFDNVLSKWYPEIRHFAPSVPIVLVGTKSDLRVPGSEKFVTTAEGKKLKHKIKAYALVECSAKRKLNLAEVFDEAVRAVEKKPHAGPRMCTIL; this is translated from the exons ATGACGATCACTGGTACGAGTAATGgtagtggcggcggcggtggaatGCGGCCCCTGAAGGTAACGACGGTCGGCGACGGTATGGTCGGGAAGACCTGCATGCTCATCACCTACACGCAGAACGAGTTCCCGAGCGAGTACGTCCCGACCGTGTTCGACAATCACGCGTGCAACATTGTGGTGGACGGGGCCGATTACGCGCTAACGCTGTGGGACACGGCCGGCCAGGAAGATTACGAACGGTTGCGACCGCTCAGCTATCCAAAC ACCGACTGTTTCCTCATCTGCTACTCCATATCGAACCGCACATCTTTCGATAACGTGCTGTCCAAGTGGTACCCGGAGATAAGACATTTTGCACCCTCCGTACCGATCGTGCTTGTCG GCACCAAGAGCGATCTGCGTGTGCCCGGGTCGGAGAAGTTTGTCACCACGGCCGAGGGCAAGAAGCTAAAGCACAAAATCAAAGCCTACGCGCTGGTGGAATGTTCCGCGAAGCGGAAGCTCAACCTTGCCGAGGTGTTTGACGAGGCGGTGCGCGCTGTCGAGAAGAAACCACACGCCGGACCGCGGATGTGTACGATACTATAG
- the LOC120953925 gene encoding replication factor C subunit 4, translating into MQAFLKTGRTTGESSAAGPGGDSGTTTATKRPKHSVPWVEKYRPKSVDDVVEQAEVVAVLRESLSTTDLPNLLLYGPPGTGKTSTILAAARQLFGDMFKERILELNASDDRGIAVIRNKVKTFAQLTASGTRTDGKPCPPFKIVILDEADAMTHAAQAALRRTMEKETKTTRFCLVCNYVSRIIEPITSRCTKFRFKPLGEEKIIERLRYICDQEGVTVDDGVYKDIVDISGGDLRRAITTLQSCHRLKGAQARIERQDILEMSGVVPERYLEEFISVCKSSNYSKLEEYVQNLSYDAYSVGQLFEQLTEYIVYNDGLTEKQKAVICDKLGECCFRLHGGGSEYIQIMDLGCVTIQALKDQ; encoded by the exons ATGCAAGCATTCCTGAAAACTGGTCGCACAACGGGCGAGAGCTCGGCAGCCGGCCCCGGCGGCGATAGcggcacaacaacagcaaccaagCGACCAAAGCACAGCGTACCATGGGTTGAAAAATA CCGGCCGAAAAGCGTCGACGATGTGGTGGAACAAGCGGAAGTGGTTGCCGTGTTACGCGAAAGCCTTTCCACCACCGATCTGCCGAATCTGCTGCTGTACGGACCACCCGGCACCGGTAAAACCAGCACAATCCTGGCGGCGGCGAGACAGCTGTTCGGCGACATGTTTAAGGAGCGCATTCTCGAGCTGAATGCGTCAGACGACCGTGGCATTGCGGTCATTCGCAACAAGGTGAAAACGTTCGCCCAGCTGACGGCGAGCGGTACGCGGACGGACGGTAAGCCCTGTCCACCGTTCAAAATCGTCATCCTGGATGAGGCCGACGCGATGACGCACGCAGCGCAGGCCGCCCTGCGCCGCACGATGGAGAAGGAAACGAAAACGACACGGTTCTGTCTGGTGTGCAACTACGTGTCGCGCATTATCGAACCGATCACATCGCGCTGTACCAAGTTTCGCTTCAAACCGCTGGGGGAGGAGAAGATCATCGAGCGGCTGCGTTACATCTGCGACCAGGAGGGCGTTACTGTGGACGATGGCGTTTACAAGGACATTGTGGACATTTCCGGTGGCGATTTGCGGCGAGCGATTACCACGCTGCAATCTTGCCACCGGCTGAAAGGTGCCCAGGCGCGCATCGAAAGGCAGGACATACTGGAGATGTCCGGCGTGGTGCCGGAACGCTATCTGGAGGAATTTATCTCGGTGTGCAAAAGCTCCAACTACAGCAAGCTGGAGGAGTACGTCCAAAACCTTTCGTATGATGCGTACAGCGTGGGCCAGCTATTTGAACAGCTAACGGAGTACATCGTGTACAATGACGGTCTTACGGAAAAGCAAAAGGCAGTGATCTGTGACAAGCTTGGT GAATGTTGCTTCCGATTACATGGCGGAGGGTCGGAATATATTCAAATCATGGATTTAGGGTGCGTTACCATTCAGGCCCTCAAAGATCAGTGA
- the LOC120953926 gene encoding transcription initiation factor TFIID subunit 9 gives MDLQSTDREKGEKVKIVNQVKHIPKDAQVVMSILKELGATDYEPRVINQLLEFTYRYVTCILDDAKIYANHARKKVIELDDVKLATQMILDKAFTRPPPRDVLLEISRVRNATPLPLIKTHCGLRLPPDRYCLSACNYKLRAAQQPKRMSKSALEGRSSLKSAKGAAGGADGGVKRPSVQSTPKTQVVSIPKPVFKFSTAPKTTPAAAAAKPVKTSVTAMGSNGAAAAGNAGAAGAVEIKMETDDQFGEAANGGNKRKREEDDFEVVE, from the exons ATGGAT CTTCAAAGTACCGATCGAGAGAAGGGGGAGAAGGTGAAGATAGTTAACCAGGTGAAGCACATCCCGAAAGATGCTCAGGTGGTGATGTCGATCTTGAAGGAGCTTGGTGCGACCGACTACGAGCCGCGGGTCATTAACCAGCTCCTGGAATTTACCTACC GATACGTAACGTGCATTCTGGACGACGCCAAAATATACGCCAACCATGCGCGCAAGAAGGTGATCGAGCTGGACGATGTGAAGCTGGCCACGCAAATGATTCTCGACAAAGCGTTTACGCGGCCGCCGCCCCGTGACGTACTGCTGGAGATTTCCCGCGTCCGCAACGCCACACCGCTGCCGCTGATAAAGACGCACTGTGGATTACGCCTGCCACCGGACCGTTACTGCCTTTCGGCGTGCAACTACAAGCTGCGTGCGGCACAGCAACCGAAGCGCATGAGCAAATCCGCCCTGGAAGGACGGTCGTCGCTCAAGTCGGCTAAGGGAGCGGCCGGCGGTGCGGACGGTGGCGTCAAGCGCCCATCCGTGCAGTCGACACCGAAAACGCAGGTGGTTAGCATTCCGAAACCGGTGTTCAAGTTTAGTACGGCCCCGAAGACGACACCTGCGGCTGCGGCAGCCAAACCGGTCAAGACGTCAGTCACGGCCATGGGCAGCAATGGAGCGGCGGCAGCGGGCAACGCCGGTGCAGCGGGAGCGGTAGAGATTAAGATGGAAACGGACGATCAGTTCGGCGAGGCAGCCAACGGAGGCAACAAGCGTAAGCGGGAGGAGGATGACTTTGAAGTAGTGGAGTAA
- the LOC120953921 gene encoding L-dopachrome tautomerase yellow-f2-like, giving the protein MAKVARVALLLLAGLVALASGQVDEVLKWQRVEYDVPAEVLQRENGYIPIGNIPMGAVHHKNRVFVAVARRRWGIPSTLNVVDLSPPFPNTNVILKPYPNFALNELRADLQPDANRIVTVYRPRVDRCDRLWFVDTGMMEIPGNFTVVQRPSVWSIDLNTNEPIHRFEIPKEAVETGYGLTSITLDVDPSDCEKVFVYISDLQTYRMVVYDYANRRAWRFLHNYFFLNPLEGDYLIQGINFAWDDGIFSIALGNPDPVTKFRTAYFHALSSNSEFTVSTRVLRNETASQRSWHGTDFQLLGYRGSKSQSSIHAFDPETGVIFFALIQQNAILCWDSNKPFAPQNMAIVYKNDRDIVYPNDLSIDQNGYVWFMTNSIIKLLYTQLNLDEFNFFVWRANIKQIIKGTVCDPASPPNVNSAQRFGDENNNDRVTFFEFKDKYGPGGGPYGGWGHGNGPNRPGRRP; this is encoded by the exons ATGGCAAAAGTGGCCCGTGTGGCTCTGCTCCTTCTGGCCGGCCTAGTGGCATTGGCCAGCGGGCAGGTGGACGAGGTGCTCAAATGGCAGAGGGTTGAGTACGACGTGCCGGCGGAAGTGTTGCAGCGGGAAAACGGCTACATACCGATCGGCAACATCCCGATGGGTGCGGTCCACCATAAGaaccgtgtgtttgtggccgTGGCGCGCCGTCGCTGGGGCATCCCGTCCACGCTAAATGTGGTCGACCTTTCGCCACCCTTCCCCAACACGAACGTTATCCTGAAGCCCTATCCTAACTTTGCGCTTAACGAGCTGCGG GCGGATCTGCAACCGGACGCTAACCGCATCGTTACGGTTTACCGGCCACGTGTCGATCGCTGCGATCGGCTGTGGTTTGTCGACACGGGCATGATGGAAATCCCCG GCAACTTCACCGTCGTCCAACGGCCCTCGGTCTGGTCCATCGATCTGAACACGAACGAGCCCATCCATCGCTTCGAAATTCCCAAGGAAGCGGTCGAAACGGGCTACGGCCTCACGTCGATCACGCTCGACGTCGACCCGTCCGACTGTGAGAAGGTGTTCGTCTACATCTCCGACCTGCAGACGTACCGCATGGTCGTGTACGATTATGCGAACCGCCGCGCCTGGCGCTTCCTGCACAACTACTTCTTCCTGAACCCGCTCGAGGGTGACTATCTGATCCAGGGCATCAACTTTGCCTGGGACGACGGAATCTTCTCGATCGCGCTGGGCAATCCGGACCCGGTCACCAAGTTCCGCACCGCCTACTTCCACGCACTGTCCAGCAACTCGGAGTTTACCGTGTCGACGCGCGTCCTGCGCAACGAAACCGCTTCCCAGCGATCCTGGCACGGTACCGACTTCCAGCTGCTCGGCTACCGGGGCAGCAAGTCCCAGTCAAGCATACACGCGTTCGATCCGGAAACGGGCGTCATCTTCTTCGCACTGATCCAGCAGAATGCGATCCTCTGCTGGGACTCGAACAAACCGTTCGCCCCACAAAACATGGCGATCGTGTACAAGAACGATCGGGACATTGTCTACCCGAACGATCTGTCG ATCGACCAGAATGGTTACGTGTGGTTCATGACCAACTCGATTATCAAGCTGCTGTACACGCAGCTCAACCTGGACGAGTTTAACTTCTTCGTGTGGCGCGCCAACATCAAGCAGATCATCAAGGGTACCGTTTGCGATCCGGCCTCACCGCCGAATGTTAACTCGGCCCAGCGATTCGGAGACGAGAACAACAACGATCGTGTGACGTTCTTCGAGTTCAAGGATAAGTACGGACCCGGCGGTGGCCCGTACGGTGGCTGGGGGCACGGCAACGGCCCAAACCGCCCCGGTCGTCGACCGTAA
- the LOC120953922 gene encoding uncharacterized protein LOC120953922 — MCENRKSALFACTLLLVAGSLCPVVRGDEFEEVFRWKLLDFNNTDTSGEDGSDGVFFPDVPDDAAPGMESLNESFVPYHNLPMGVTHHKGRVFVTVPRRRTGIPSTLNVIVLDQVPEGDKSPKLIAYPNALTNELRTPYQPDPKKLISVYRTRVDRCDRMWFVDTGFLEYPGHRRQVQRPSLWIIDLLQDRKVRQFEIPESIVPEGHGMASVTVDSSSDDCDGAYAYIPDLAYYRLYVYSFRDNRMWTFNHLYLSFDPRMTGFNVAGVRFRWNDGIFSLALGPQRSREEGRTVYFHAMASTSEYRTSSRVLQNETLANVGGYDHLFTYVGERGIKTQCTIHQYDPQTGVMFYAEVNRNAIGCWNSAQHFEPENHGIVQLDNQNFIYPSDMTLDSDGDLWVMTNGLPRWLYASLDTDDYNFRIWRQKPARAIAGTICAPDIFKIGRVSMLNLEMNGTRCFVVKIFLGLFVLGVAGTEFEKVFEWKQISYTNLPDRSKGSTDNETFQAYNNVPMGATHHKNRLFITIPRRRPGILATLNVIDMTKVSRGDRSPPLQAYPSYSINELQPQYEPDLHKLISVYRTRVDACERLWFVDTGMLEYPGNRMQVQRPQIWIIDLKRDQLVQRYTIPASIVREGVGMASLTVDVEATDCDAAYAYIPDLVANAIHVYGLRENDMWSFNHSSFTHDPTHAALNVAGQRFEWDDGVFSIALGRNDTLASGKMVYYHPMVSTTEFGTFTNVLRSKWIALSGNYASLFEPLGDRGPNTQSTMHHYDARTGVLFYAEINRNSIGCWNTRQVCEAGNHAVVHLNNRELIYPSDLTSDSDGVLWVLTNNLPVWIYGRLNESDYNFRLWRQDPAVAIRCTKCDNVV; from the exons ATGTGTGAGAACCGAAAGTCCGCATTGTTCGCTTGCACCCTGCTACTGGTCGCTGGGTCTCTGTGTCCTGTGGTGCGTGGTGACGAGTTTGAGGAAGTGTTTCGCTGGAAGCTGCTCGATTTTAACAACACCGATACATCAGGCGAAG ATGGATCGGATGGAGTTTTCTTCCCGGACGTGCCAGACGATGCAGCCCCCGGAATGGAGTCACTGAACGAAAGCTTCGTACCGTATCACAATCTGCCGATGGGGGTGACCCACCACAAGGGCCGAGTGTTCGTAACCGTGCCGAGACGGCGCACCGGCATCCCGTCCACGCTGAACGTAATCGTGCTGGACCAGGTGCCGGAAGGCGACAAGTCACCCAAGCTGATCGCGTATCCGAATGCGTTGACCAACGAGCTAAGG ACCCCATACCAGCCCGACCCGAAAAAGCTCATCTCTGTCTACCGCACCCGTGTCGATCGGTGCGATCGAATGTGGTTCGTCGATACCGGATTTCTCGAGTACCCGGGCCATCGGCGACAGGTGCAGCGGCCCTCACTCTGGATCATCGATCTGCTGCAGGATCGCAAGGTACGCCAGTTCGAAATACCGGAGTCGATCGTGCCCGAGGGTCACGGTATGGCCAGCGTTACGGTCGATTCGTCGAGCGACGATTGCGACGGTGCGTACGCTTACATACCGGACCTAGCGTACTACCGGCTGTACGTGTACAGCTTCCGGGACAATCGCATGTGGACGTTTAACCACCTGTACCTGTCGTTCGATCCGCGCATGACGGGCTTCAACGTGGCCGGTGTACGATTCCGGTGGAACGATGGCATCTTCTCGCTGGCACTCGGTCCGCAACGGTCGCGAGAAGAGGGACGCACGGTATACTTCCACGCCATGGCCAGCACGTCAGAGTATCGTACGAGCTCGCGTGTGCTGCAGAATGAAACGCTCGCCAATGTCGGTGGGTACGATCATCTCTTTACG TACGTCGGTGAGCGGGGAATCAAAACGCAATGCACCATACACCAGTACGATCCCCAGACGGGTGTGATGTTTTACGCGGAAGTGAACCGAAATGCGATCGGCTGCTGGAACTCGGCGCAACACTTCGAGCCGGAAAACCACGGCATCGTACAACTGGACAACCAGAACTTTATCTATCCATCCGATATGACG CTCGACAGTGATGGTGACCTGTGGGTCATGACGAACGGATTGCCGAGGTGGTTGTACGCATCGCTCGACACTGATGACTACAATTTTCGCATCTGGCGTCAGAAACCGGCTAGGGCGATCGCAGGCACGATATGTGCTCCGGAT ATATTCAAGATTGGGAGGGTTAGTATGTTGAACCTAGAAATGAATGGTACGCGCTGCTTTGTTGTTAAGATCTTTTTGGGACTTTTCGTGCTGGGAGTAGCTGGCACAGAGTTTGAGAAAGTCTTCGAATGGAAACAGATATCCTACACGAATCTGCCGGATCGGAGCAAAG GTTCTACCGACAATGAAACATTTCAGGCGTACAACAACGTCCCCATGGGTGCGACGCATCACAAAAACCGCCTGTTCATCACCATTCCTCGCCGAAGACCCGGCATTCTGGCCACGCTGAACGTGATCGATATGACGAAGGTGTCGCGAGGTGATCGTAGCCCACCGCTCCAAGCCTACCCCTCCTATTCGATCAACGAACTGCAG CCACAGTACGAACCCGACCTGCACAAGCTGATCTCGGTGTACCGCACCAGGGTGGATGCCTGCGAACGGCTCTGGTTCGTCGATACGGGTATGCTCGAGTATCCCGGTAATAGAATGCAGGTGCAGCGGCCCCAGATCTGGATTATCGATTTGAAGCGCGACCAGCTGGTCCAGCGGTACACGATACCGGCATCGATCGTACGGGAAGGCGTCGGTATGGCCAGCCTCACCGTGGACGTGGAAGCGACGGATTGCGATGCAGCTTACGCTTACATCCCGGATCTTGTCGCAAACGCGATCCACGTGTACGGTTTGCGCGAGAACGATATGTGGTCGTTTAACCACAGCTCCTTCACACACGATCCTACCCATGCAGCGCTGAACGTTGCCGGCCAGAGGTTCGAGTGGGACGATGGAGTGTTTTCGATAGCGCTCGGACGGAACGATACGCTGGCCAGTGGGAAGATGGTGTACTACCATCCAATGGTTAGTACGACCGAGTTCGGGACGTTTACGAACGTGCTGCGAAGCAAATGGATTGCACTGTCGGGAAATTACGCCAGTCTGTTCGAGCCGTTGGGTGACCGCGGTCCTAATACACAATCCACGATGCACCATTACGATGCGCGTACCGGGGTACTGTTCTATGCGGAGATAAACCGGAACTCTATTGGCTGCTGGAACACGCGGCAAGTCTGCGAGGCCGGCAATCACGCGGTTGTGCATCTGAACAATCGAGAGCTGATCTATCCGTCCGACCTGACCAGCGACTCCGACGGCGTGCTGTGGGTGTTGACGAATAATTTGCCCGTGTGGATTTACGGGCGGTTGAACGAAAGTGACTACAATTTTCGCTTATGGCGCCAGGATCCGGCCGTCGCCATCCGGTGTACAAAGTGTGACAATGTAGTTTAG
- the LOC120953920 gene encoding gustatory and odorant receptor 22: protein MRWNGCRYRYKTDQTPQRRAKKNFIRRHCPTKTMVIKESEFDDSLGYALLRRDMGTVWDTAKDERMVNGTMDPELIQRAKERAVRAQLNSADGDTCETHDQFYRDHKLLLVLFRGLAVMPITRSVPGRITFSWRSAASIYAFCFYLVSTVIVLVVGYERIKVFQTTTKFDEYIYGILFVIFLVPHFWIPFVGWGVAKQVAIYKTMWGAFQVRYYRVTGTSLQFPHLKLLIVFLSIGCLVCAIVFLLSLSFLLEGFALWHTSAYYHIITMLNMNSALWYINSRGIRVASSSLSRCFRQDVAIECTAAMISRYRFLWLNLSELLQALGNAYARTYSTYCLFMFVNITVAIYGALSEIIDHGFGFSFKEIGLIVDTVYCSTLLFIFCDCSHNATLQVAQGVQDTLLSINLLKVDQPTQKEIDLFIQAIEMNPAIVSLKGYAEVNRELLTSSIATIAIYLIVLLQFKLSLISQQIPVEIIENVKLLQKQAITGAST from the exons ATGCGCTGGAACGGTTGTCGCTACAGATATAAAACGGATCAAACACCACAAAGGCGGGCTAAAAAGAATTTCATTCGGCGACACTGTCCTACAAAAACGATGGTTATCAAGGAAAGTGAGTTCGATGATTCGCTCGGGTACGCGTTGCTGCGCCGCGATATGGGCACCGTCTGGGACACGGCCAAGGACGAGCGGATGGTCAACGGTACGATGGATCCGGAGCTGATCCAGCGGGCCAAAGAGCGTGCCGTCCGGGCCCAGCTCAACTCCGCCGATGGTGACACGTGCGAAACGCACGACCAGTTCTACCGCGACCACAagctgctgctcgtgctgTTCCGGGGGCTGGCGGTGATGCCGATTACCCGGTCGGTGCCGGGCCGCATCACCTTCAGCTGGCGGTCGGCGGCGTCCATATACGCGTTCTGCTTCTACCTCGTCTCCACCGTGATCGTGCTGGTGGTCGGGTACGAGCGGATCAAGGTGTTCCAAACGACCACCAAGTTCGACGAGTACATCTACGGCATCCTGTTCGTGATCTTTCTCGTGCCCCACTTCTGGATCCCGTTCGTGGGCTGGGGCGTCGCGAAACAGGTCGCCATCTACAAGACGATGTGGGGCGCGTTCCAGGTGCGGTACTACCGCGTGACCGGCACCTCGCTCCAGTTTCCCCACCTGAAGCTGCTGATCGTGTTCCTCTCGATCGGGTGTCTGGTGTGCGCGATCGTGTTCCTGCTATCGCTCAGCTTCCTGCTCGAGGGCTTTGCGCTGTGGCACACGTCCGCCTACTACCACATCATCACGATGCTCAACATGAACAGTGCGCTGTGGTACATCAATAGCCGCGGGATACGGGTGGCCTCCTCGAGCTTGTCGCGCTGCTTCCGCCAGGACGTGGCGATCGAGTGTACGGCGGCGATGATCTCGCGCTACCGCTTCCTGTGGCTGAATCTGAGCGAGCTGCTGCAAGCACTGGGCAATGCGTACGCGCGCACCTACTCCACCtactgtttgtttatgttcgTCAACATAACGGTGGCCATTTACGGGGCGCTGTCGGAGATCATCGACCATGGGTTTGGATTTTCCTTCAAAGAAATCGGCCTGATCGTGGACACGGTGTACTGCTCGACGTTGCTGTTTATCTTCTGCGACTGCTCGCACAATGCCACGCTGCAGGTGGCGCAAGGTGTGCAGGACACGCTGCTCAGCATCAATCTGCTGAAGGTGGATCAACCGACGCAGAAGGAGATCGATCTGTTTATACAGGCGATCGAGATGAATCCGGCAATCGTAAGCCTGAAAGGGTACGCGGAGGTGAATCGGGAACTGCTCACATCA AGCATTGCCACCATCGCTATCTATCTGATCGTTTTGCTGCAGTTTAAGCTGTCCTTGATATCACAACAGATACCGGTagaaattattgaaaatgttAAGCTGCTACAGAAACA AGCCATTACCGGAGCCTCAACATAA
- the LOC120953927 gene encoding putative hydroxypyruvate isomerase, with translation MTALKFCANLNFMFLEASSFLGRYRAAKAAGFQGVEGPFPPAEINPESLKTVLEETGLRQILLNIALGDAQGGQFGCAALPGWESEFLANVERTIEYAKAVGCGKIHIMAGKLEGPATEAHDRTYLANLRLAAPILERNNIIGVIEPINKYAVPGYYLSCYDKAVQTITSVGSPNLKLMFDIYHAQHIRGNITNSIRELASHIGHVQLAQVPGRNEPDSDGELNFRHVLQVLDSEGQYADGWVGCEYRPLTSTVEGLRWLRDFGYWQ, from the exons ATGACTGCGCTTAAGTTTTGTGCGAATTTGAATTTTATGTTCCTGGAAGCGAGTTCCTTCCTGGGTCGCTACCGTGCTGCAAAGGCGGCGGGCTTCCAGGGCGTTGAAGGACCATTTCCACCCGCCGAAATCAATCCGGAATCGCTAAAAACCGTCCTGGAGGAGACAGGATTGAGGCAAATCCTACTGAACATTGCGctgg GAGACGCGCAGGGTGGTCAGTTTGGGTGTGCCGCCCTGCCTGGATGGGAGTCGGAGTTTCTCGCCAATGTCGAACGCACCATCGAATACGCCAAGGCTGTCGGTTGCGGGAA AATACACATAATGGCAGGTAAGCTGGAGGGTCCGGCAACGGAAGCACACGATCGTACCTATCTTGCCAATCTTCGACTCGCTGCTCCGATCTTGGAACGGAACAACATTATCGGTGTCATTGAACCCATTAACAAGTATGCGGTGCCTGGGTACTATCTTTCCTGCTACGATAAGG CTGTCCAGACCATCACCTCCGTCGGCAGTCCGAATTTGAAGCTGATGTTCGATATCTACCACGCCCAGCATATACGCGGGAACATCACGAACAGCATCCGTGAGCTGGCGTCCCACATCGGACACGTGCAGTTGGCACAGGTACCGGGCCGAAACGAACCGGACAGTGATGGTGAATTGAACTTTCGCCACGTGCTACAAGTGCTGGACAGCGAGGGCCAGTACGCGGACGGCTGGGTTGGATGTGAGTATCGCCCGCTGACCAGTACGGTCGAAGGACTCCGCTGGTTGCGTGACTTTGGCTATTGGCAGTGA